The Drosophila innubila isolate TH190305 chromosome 3R unlocalized genomic scaffold, UK_Dinn_1.0 2_E_3R, whole genome shotgun sequence genome has a segment encoding these proteins:
- the LOC117792736 gene encoding multidrug resistance-associated protein 4-like, with protein sequence MDSSAKPDRKHPRQGASILSKLIFAWMVPLLYRGSRKGLNTDDLTECLKEDHSEPLGDRLEEEWHKELERSRGKSRKPCLRNALFRCFLWQMIVNGILSFVFVVIKTLIPVVLAQLLFQFENSTSNVAKKNFSESINLTGITLGAPSGDGSSPYSASDSSLTELNKFEEAILYIWNDMYYLGAMMVSFTLACCFLIHHLDLSQRLIGARMRIACSSLIYRKTLRLSMKAAGQAPAGYLINLLSNDVNRLDNGFVFMHWIWILPIQAVLTAYIIWLHIGVPALIGVVGLLLTVPLQSALSKLTSVFRMRIAERTDARVGFMNELVQGIQVIKMYAWEKPFQAVVAEARRCEIQQIRYASYLRGFYLSTKVSTDRSTLYITLVAAALMGQTISADFVFSAVNYYCILQLVAVNWYPSAVTYGAEALVSLRRIQDYLQMEDRDEKVTHKREQDSGDPRAIALKDINASWDLEKPQPTLQNFNLEIEKGQLCAVIGPVGAGKSSLFQLLLGELPIVDGGVVMQGDLSYASQEPWLFTGTVRNNILFGEQYDRKRYKEVTQCCALTTDFQQLSNGDKTIVGERGASLSGGQRARISLARAVYKPASIYLLDDPLSAVDAHVGRHLFDEVIGPRGRLAQQKATRVLVTHQVHFLSEADWIVIVDQGRILRQGTYQDLINSELDFAKLLERPKESESPKSVGNSSSNTTLSAHDESEEDDEIPYIDGVRDGYQPLRKLSKSIHGSKSMVIDKVEDEMAEAQASGGVSGRVWYEYFRAGSTLLSFSFMVCIMLLSQVVCSSSDYFSNIWTQQEHLRSQGESTSFTTFECMYIYGGLIIAVVVMTTFRGFLFFKTCMHASKVLHDRMFISILHATMRFFDMNPSGRILNRFVKDMGAIDEQLPRVLMDTIQIALSAFGILIVIIVVNPMLIAAMLMVAIIDMFILKLYLPPSQDLKRLEGICRSPVFSHLSSSLMGLSIIRSRQMQEVVAKEFDLLQDVHSSVWQLTMTATMALGLWMDCVTSAFQTAVTFSFIIASETTYSGNVGLAISQAMALTGLVQYGVRLVAESLQQTTSVERVLQYTELEQESSHPLGKEPSQQWPTHGQVELRDMSCRYDPNGSAVLKHLSLTIEPGWKVGIVGRTGAGKSSLIGALFRLAYIEGGIYIDGIETGSISLETLRTRISIIPQDPVLFSATIRYNLDPFERYSDAELWRSLEDVELRSAIPGLDFMVTERGSNFSVGQRQLLCLARAILRNNKVLVLDEATANVDPQTDSLIQRTIRVKFRHCTVLTVAHRLHTVMDSDRIIVMDAGNAVEFDVPHLLLKKSHGVLRQMVEATGGESDALKKMASDSFKRMQQLSVVDRAEQKPEQE encoded by the exons ATGGACAGTAGTGCTAAACCGGATCGAAAGCATCCCCGTCAAGGGGCGAGCATCCTGtcgaaattaatatttgccTGGATGGTGCCATTGTTGTATCGTGGATCGCGGAAAGGACTGAATACAGATGATCTAACTGAATGCCTAAAGGAAGATCATTCGGAGCCGCTGGGCGATCGATTGGAAGA GGAATGGCACAAGGAGCTGGAACGCTCACGTGGCAAGTCGCGGAAGCCTTGTCTGCGAAACGCCTTGTTTCGATGCTTTCTGTGGCAAATGATCGTCAATGGGATCTTGAGCTTCGTCTTCGTAGTGATTAA AACTCTGATACCCGTCGTACTTGCTCAGTTGTTATTTCAATTCGAAAATTCGACTTCCAATGTTgcgaaaaaaaacttttccgaGTCGATAAACCTCACTGGGATAACCCTTGGAGCACCTTCAGGTGATG GGAGCTCACCTTATTCCGCATCAGACTCGAGTCTAACCGAATTGAATAAATTCGAGGAGGCGATATTGTACATTTGGAATGATATGTATTATCTCGGAGCCATGATGGTGAGTTTTACGCTAGCTTGCTGCTTCCTGATTCACCACCTGGACTTAAGCCAACGGCTAATAGGAGCTCGAATGCGCATAGCTTGCTCTTCCCTAATTTACCGAAAGACCCTCCGACTGTCCATGAAGGCGGCAGGTCAAGCCCCAGCAGGATACCTCATCAATCTGCTTTCCAACGATGTAAATCGACTCGATAACGGCTTTGTTTTCATGCATTGGATATGGATACTACCAATCCAAGCGGTGCTTACTGCTTATATTATTTGGTTGCACATTGGAGTCCCAGCCTTAATTGGTGTTGTCGGGTTGTTGTTGACCGTGCCCCTACAGTCGGCATTAAGTAAACTCACCTCGGTGTTCCGGATGCGGATTGCGGAGCGAACGGACGCTCGAGTGGGATTCATGAACGAGCTGGTGCAGGGCATACAGGTAATCAAGATGTACGCCTGGGAGAAACCCTTCCAGGCGGTCGTCGCCGAAGCCAGACGATGCGAAATCCAACAGATTCGCTACGCGTCATACCTGCGTGGATTCTACCTCAGCACAAAGGTTTCCACAGACCGTTCCACTTTATATATTACTCTGGTTGCGGCCGCTCTTATGGGACAGACAATCTCGgcagattttgtattttccgCCGTCAACTACTATTGCATCCTCCAATTGGTGGCTGTCAATTGGTATCCCTCTGCAGTAACCTATGGAGCCGAGGCTTTGGTGTCTCTGCGTCGTATCCAGGATTATCTGCAAATGGAAGATCGAGATGAGAAAGTGACACACAAAAGAGAACAAGATAGTGGAGATCCTCGAGCTATTGCCCTTAAGGATATAAATGCAAGCTGGGATTTGGAGAAACCCCAACCCACGCTTCAGAATTTCAATCTCGAGATCGAAAAGGGTCAGCTCTGTGCCGTCATTGGCCCGGTTGGAGCTGGCAAGAGTTCGTTGTTCCAGTTGCTTCTCGGTGAGCTTCCCATCGTCGATGGCGGCGTTGTCATGCAGGGAGACCTTTCCTACGCCTCTCAGGAACCTTGGCTCTTCACTGGCACCGTACGGAATAACATTCTCTTCGGTGAGCAATACGATCGTAAGAGATACAAGGAGGTAACCCAATGCTGTGCTCTCACCACGGACTTCCAGCAGCTAAGCAACGGTGACAAAACAATTGTAGGAGAGCGTGGAGCATCCCTCTCCGGAGGTCAACGTGCTCGTATCAGCCTGGCTCGGGCTGTCTATAAACCTGCATCCATTTACCTGCTGGACGATCCTCTAAGCGCGGTAGATGCTCATGTCGGTCGACATCTCTTTGACGAGGTCATTGGACCACGTGGACGTCTGGCCCAACAGAAGGCGACCCGTGTCCTGGTCACGCATCAAGTGCACTTTCTCTCCGAGGCCGATTGGATTGTGATTGTGGATCAAGGTCGAATCCTAAGGCAAGGCACATATCAGGACCTTATCAACAGTGAACTCGACTTTGCCAAGCTACTAGAGCGTCCCAAGGAGTCGGAATCACCAAAAAGTGTAGGGAACTCGTCGTCCAATACCACACTTAGTGCCCACGATGAGTCGGAGGAGGATGATGAAATACCCTACATCGATGGCGTGCGCGATGGGTATCAACCACTGCGAAAGCTGAGCAAGTCCATCCATGGAAGCAAATCG ATGGTCATAGATAAAGTCGAAGATGAAATGGCCGAGGCACAGGCTTCGGGAGGTGTCTCAGGTCGTGTGTGGTATGAGTACTTCCGTGCGGGCAGCACTTTactcagcttcagcttcatgGTGTGCATCATGTTGCTGTCCCAGGTTGTTTGCAGCAGTTCAGATTACTTTTCCAATATCTGGACACAGCAGGAACACTTGAGATCCCAGGGTGAATCCACCAGTTTTACCACTTTTGAGTGCATGTATATTTATGGAGGTCTCATCATCGCCGTCGTGGTGATGACAACATTCAGAGGATTTCTGTTCTTCAAGACGTGCATGCATGCCTCAAAGGTGTTGCACGATCGAATGTTCATCAGTATACTCCATGCCACGATGCGGTTTTTTGATATGAATCCCTCAGGTCGTATTCTCAATCGGTTCGTCAAGGATATGGGAGCCATTGATGAACAGTTACCGCGGGTCTTAATGGACACTATACAGATTGCTCTAAGTGCATTTGGTATAttgattgttattattgtggtTAACCCCATGTTGATAGCGGCCATGCTGATGGTGGCTATCATCGATATGTTCATTCTAAAGCTCTACTTGCCTCCATCGCAGGATTTAAAGAGACTGGAGGGAATTTGTCGCAGTCCCGTCTTCTCGCACTTGAGTTCATCCTTGATGGGTCTGTCGATTATTCGGTCACGACAGATGCAGGAGGTGGTTGCCAAAGAGTTCGATCTTCTCCAGGATGTGCACAGCAGCGTCTGGCAGTTGACCATGACGGCAACTATGGCATTGGGACTCTGGATGGACTGTGTCACTTCCGCTTTCCAAACCGCCGTCACCTTCAGCTTTATCATAGCAAGCGAGA CTACATACAGCGGCAATGTTGGCTTAGCTATTTCGCAGGCTATGGCCCTCACAGGCTTGGTTCAATATGGGGTCCGCCTTGTGGCcgaatccttgcaacaaacgACAAGCGTGGAGCGTGTTCTGCAATATACGGAATTGGAACAGGAGTCGTCTCATCCATTGGGTAAGGAGCCTTCACAACAGTGGCCCACTCATGGTCAGGTTGAACTGCGCGACATGAGCTGTCGCTATGATCCCAATGGATCAGCCGTCCTTAAGCATCTCAGCTTGACCATTGAGCCAGGCTGGAAGGTGGGCATTGTGGGTCGCACAGGAGCAGGCAAATCTTCTCTGATTGGAGCACTCTTTCGTCTGGCATATATTGAGGGAGGCATCTACATTGATGGTATCGAGACGGGCAGCATCTCGTTGGAAACTCTGCGCACTCGCATCTCCATCATTCCACAGGATCCTGTGCTCTTCTCGGCCACCATTAGATACAACCTTGATCCCTTCGAGCGCTACAGCGATGCGGAATTGTGGCGATCTCTCGAGGATGTCGAGCTACGATCGGCCATTCCTGGTCTGGACTTTATGGTAACAGAGCGAGGCAGCAACTTCAGTGTGGGACAGCGACAGCTCCTCTGCCTGGCACGTGCAATCCTTCGCAACAACAAGGTCCTGGTTCTGGACGAAGCCACAGCCAACGTGGATCCACA AACGGATTCCTTGATTCAACGCACGATTCGAGTCAAGTTCCGTCATTGCACAGTGCTCACTGTAGCTCATAGATTGCACACTGTCATGGATTCGGATCGAATTATTGTCATGGATGCTGGAAATGCGGTGGAATTCGATGTACCCCATTTGCTGTTGAAGAAATCCCATGGAGTACTGAGACAGATGGTCGAGGCAACAGGAGGGGAGTCGGATGCACTGAAGAAGATGGCCAGCGACTCCTTTAAGCGAATGCAGCAGTTAAGCGTAGTGGATCGAGCAGAACAGAAGCCAGAGCAGGAGTAG
- the LOC117790675 gene encoding multidrug resistance-associated protein 4-like has translation MDSSAKPERKNPRQRANILSQLIFAWAVPLLFRGSRQGLNTDDLTECLKEDHSEQLGDRLEDEWYKELERSHRKSRKPRLRNALFRCFLWPTIINGIMCFVYIVIKTLIPAVLAQLLLQFQNSNSPVAETNITETVNRTVRSVTTFGAPSNDVNSPNALDTDDPFKEHIKSVDSVLSSNLTKLNIFEEATLYVWNDLYSLGAVLVGSTLVGCFLIHHLDLRQRMIGARMRIACCSLIYRKTLRLSMKAAGQTPAGYLINLLSNDVNRLDYGFIFMHWIWIMPIQAVLTCYLIWLRIGIPALVGVIGLLLKTVPLQSALSKLTSVLRMRIAERTDARVGIMNELVQGIQVIKMYAWEKPFQAVVAEARRCEIQQIRYASYLRGFYLSTMVFTERSTLYITLAAAALMGQKITADFVFSAASYYNILQLVAAIWYPLAVTFGAEALVSLRRVQAYLQMEGRDEKVHGLTHKGQQDSGDPRAVVLKDINASWDLEKPQRTLQNFNLEIEKGQLCAVIGPVGAGKSSLFQLLLGELPIVDGGVVMQGDLSYASQEPWLFTGTVRNNILFGEQYDRKRYKEVTQCCALTTDFQQLSNGDKTIVGERGASLSGGQRARISLARAVYKPASIYLLDDPLSAVDAHVGRHLFDEVIGPRGRLAQQKATRVLVTHQVHFLSEADWIVIVDQGRILRQGTYQDLINSELDFAKLLERPKESESPKSVGNSSSNTTLSAHDESEEDDEIPYIDGVRDGYQPLRKQSNSTHGSKSLNSTDQADGDEDADEMAEAQASGGVSGRVWYEYFRAGSTLLSFSFMVCIMLLSQVVCSSSDYFSNIWTQQEHLRSQGESTSFTTFECMYIYGGLIIAVVVMTTFRGFLFFKTCMHASKVLHDRMFSSILHATMRFFDTNPSGRILNRFSKDMGAIDEMLPRAMMDFIQIALVMFGILIVISVVNPVLMAAMLIVAVIDMLILKLYLRSSQDLKRLEGICRSPVFSHLSSSLMGLSIIRSRQMQEVVAKEFDLLQDVHSSVWQLTMAANTALGLWLDCVSCCFLSAVTFSFIITSETTYSGNVGLAISQAMILTGMVQYGVRQVAESLQQMTSVERVLQYTELEQESSHPLGKEPSQQWPTHGQVELRDMSCRYDPNGSAVLKHLSLTIEPGWKVGIVGRTGAGKSSLIGALFRLAYIEGGIYIDGIETGSISLETLRTRISIIPQDPVLFSATIRYNLDPFERYSDAELWRSLEDVELRSAIPGLDFMVTERGSNFSVGQRQLLCLARAILRNNKVLVLDEATANVDPQTDSLIQRTIRVKFRHCTVLTVAHRLHTVMDSDRIIVMDAGNAVEFDVPHLLLKKSHGVLRQMVEATGGESDALKKMASDSFKRMQQQSEAQRADE, from the exons ATGGATAGTAGCGCCAAGCCGGAACGAAAGAATCCCCGACAAAGGGCGAACATCCTGTCACAATTAATATTTGCCTGGGCGGTGCCATTGTTGTTTCGCGGATCGCGGCAAGGACTGAATACAGATGATCTAACTGAGTGCCTGAAGGAAGATCATTCGGAACAGCTGGGCGATCGACTGGAAGA TGAGTGGTACAAGGAGTTAGAACGATCGCATCGCAAGTCCCGGAAGCCTCGGCTGCGAAATGCCTTGTTCAGATGTTTTCTGTGGCCAACGATCATAAATGGAATTATGTGCTTCGTCTACATAGTGATAAA AACTCTGATACCCGCCGTACTTGCACAACTGTTACTTCAATTCCAGAATTCGAATTCCCCTGTTGCGGAAACTAATATTACCGAGACGGTTAACCGCACTGTAAGGTCGGTGACAACCTTCGGAGCACCTTCCAATGATG TCAATTCACCCAATGCCCTGGATACAGATGATCCTTTTAAGGAACACATTAAGAGTGTTGATTCTGTATTGAGTTccaatttaaccaaattgaatATCTTCGAGGAGGCCACTTTATACGTTTGGAATGATCTTTACAGTCTTGGGGCAGTGCTGGTTGGTTCAACGCTAGTTGGCTGCTTCCTGATCCATCACCTGGACCTGAGGCAACGCATGATAGGAGCCCGAATGCGCATAGCTTGCTGTTCCTTGATCTACCGAAAGACCCTCCGACTGTCCATGAAGGCAGCGGGTCAAACCCCAGCAGGATACCTCATCAATCTGCTCTCCAACGATGTAAATCGTCTCGATTATGGCTTTATTTTCATGCATTGGATTTGGATAATGCCGATTCAAGCGGTGCTTACTTGTTATCTCATTTGGTTGCGCATTGGAATCCCGGCCCTAGTTGGTGTCATCGGGTTGCTGCTGAAAACCGTGCCCCTTCAGTCGGCATTGAGTAAACTAACATCGGTGCTTCGTATGCGGATTGCAGAGAGAACGGACGCTCGAGTGGGAATCATGAACGAGCTGGTGCAGGGCATACAGGTAATCAAGATGTACGCCTGGGAGAAACCCTTCCAGGCGGTCGTCGCCGAAGCCAGACGATGCGAAATCCAACAGATTCGCTACGCATCATACCTGCGTGGATTCTACCTCAGCACAATGGTTTTCACGGAGCGTTCTACTTTGTACATTActctggctgctgctgctctgatGGGACAGAAAATCACGgcagattttgtattttccgCCGCTAGTTACTATAACATTCTCCAGCTAGTGGCCGCCATTTGGTATCCCCTAGCAGTAACCTTTGGAGCCGAGGCTTTGGTCTCTCTGCGTCGTGTTCAGGCTTATCTGCAAATGGAAGGTCGAGATGAGAAAGTCCATGGGTTAACACACAAAGGGCAACAAGATAGTGGAGATCCACGAGCCGTTGTCCTCAAGGATATAAATGCAAGCTGGGATTTGGAGAAACCCCAACGCACGCTTCAGAATTTCAATCTCGAGATCGAAAAGGGTCAGCTCTGTGCCGTCATTGGCCCAGTTGGAGCTGGCAAGAGTTCGTTGTTCCAGTTGCTTCTCGGTGAGCTTCCCATCGTCGATGGCGGCGTTGTCATGCAGGGAGACCTTTCATACGCCTCTCAGGAACCTTGGCTCTTCACTGGCACCGTACGGAATAACATTCTCTTCGGTGAGCAATACGATCGTAAGAGATACAAGGAGGTAACCCAATGCTGTGCTCTCACCACGGACTTCCAGCAGCTAAGCAACGGTGACAAAACAATTGTAGGAGAGCGTGGAGCATCCCTCTCCGGAGGTCAACGGGCTCGCATCAGCCTGGCTCGGGCTGTCTATAAGCCTGCATCCATTTACCTGCTGGATGATCCTCTAAGCGCGGTAGATGCTCATGTCGGTCGACATCTCTTTGACGAGGTCATTGGACCACGTGGACGTCTGGCCCAACAGAAGGCGACCCGTGTCCTGGTCACGCATCAAGTGCACTTTCTCTCCGAGGCCGATTGGATTGTGATTGTGGATCAAGGTCGAATCCTAAGGCAAGGCACATATCAGGACCTTATCAACAGTGAACTCGACTTTGCCAAGCTACTAGAGCGTCCCAAGGAGTCGGAATCACCAAAAAGTGTAGGGAACTCGTCGTCCAATACCACACTTAGTGCCCACGATGAGTCGGAGGAGGATGATGAAATACCCTACATCGATGGCGTGCGCGACGGGTATCAACCACTGCGAAAGCAGAGCAACTCCACCCATGGAAGTAAATCG CTCAACAGCACTGATCAGGCCGACGGCGATGAAGACGCGGATGAAATGGCCGAGGCACAGGCTTCGGGAGGTGTCTCGGGACGTGTGTGGTATGAGTACTTCCGGGCGGGCAGCACCTTGCTCAGTTTCAGCTTCATGGTGTGCATCATGTTGCTGTCTCAAGTTGTTTGCAGCAGCTCAGATTACTTTTCCAATATCTGGACACAGCAGGAACACTTAAGATCCCAGGGTGAATCCACCAGTTTTACAACCTTCGAGTGCATGTATATTTATGGAGGTCTCATCATCGCCGTCGTGGTGATGACAACATTCAGAGGATTTCTGTTCTTCAAGACGTGCATGCATGCCTCAAAGGTGTTGCACGATCGAATGTTCAGCAGCATACTCCATGCCACAATGCGTTTCTTCGATACGAATCCCTCGGGTCGCATTCTCAATCGGTTCTCCAAGGATATGGGAGCCATTGATGAAATGTTGCCACGGGCTATGATGGACTTTATACAGATTGCCCTTGTTATGTTTGGTATATTGATAGTAATCTCTGTGGTTAACCCCGTGTTGATGGCGGCAATGTTGATTGTGGCTGTAATTGATATGCTCATCCTTAAACTGTATCTGCGTTCATCGCAGGATCTGAAGAGACTGGAGGGAATTTGTCGCAGTCCCGTCTTCTCGCACTTGAGTTCATCCTTGATGGGTCTGTCGATTATTAGGTCACGACAGATGCAGGAGGTGGTCGCCAAAGAGTTCGATCTTCTCCAGGATGTGCACAGCAGCGTCTGGCAGTTGACCATGGCAGCCAATACGGCATTAGGACTCTGGCTGGACTGCGTCAGTTGTTGCTTTCTCAGTGCCGTCACTTTTAGCTTTATTATTACCAGCGAGA CTACATACAGCGGCAATGTTGGCTTAGCCATTTCGCAGGCCATGATCCTCACAGGCATGGTTCAATACGGCGTCCGCCAAGTAGCcgaatccttgcaacaaatgacAAGCGTGGAGCGTGTTCTGCAATATACGGAATTGGAACAGGAGTCGTCTCATCCATTGGGTAAGGAGCCATCTCAACAGTGGCCCACTCATGGTCAGGTTGAACTGCGCGACATGAGCTGTCGCTATGATCCCAATGGATCAGCCGTCCTTAAGCATCTCAGCTTGACCATTGAACCAGGCTGGAAGGTGGGCATTGTGGGTCGCACAGGAGCAGGCAAATCATCTCTAATTGGAGCACTGTTTCGCCTGGCATACATTGAGGGAGGCATCTACATTGATGGCATCGAGACGGGCAGCATTTCACTGGAAACTCTGCGCACTCGCATCTCCATCATTCCACAGGATCCTGTGCTCTTCTCGGCCACCATTAGATACAACCTTGATCCCTTCGAGCGCTACAGCGATGCGGAATTGTGGCGATCTCTCGAGGATGTCGAGCTACGATCGGCCATTCCTGGTCTGGACTTTATGGTAACAGAGCGAGGCAGCAACTTCAGTGTGGGACAGCGACAGCTCCTCTGCCTGGCACGTGCAATCCTTCGCAACAACAAGGTCCTGGTCCTGGACGAGGCCACAGCCAACGTGGATCCACA AACGGATTCCTTGATTCAACGTACGATTAGAGTGAAGTTCCGTCATTGCACAGTGCTCACTGTAGCTCATAGATTGCACACTGTCATGGATTCGGATCGAATTATTGTCATGGATGCTGGAAATGCGGTGGAATTCGATGTACCCCATTTGTTGTTGAAGAAATCTCATGGAGTACTGAGACAGATGGTCGAGGCAACAGGAGGGGAGTCGGATGCACTGAAGAAGATGGCCAGCGACTCCTTTAAGCGAATGCAGCAGCAAAGTGAAGCGCAACGAGCTGACGAGTAG